A stretch of the Lolium perenne isolate Kyuss_39 chromosome 3, Kyuss_2.0, whole genome shotgun sequence genome encodes the following:
- the LOC127341278 gene encoding dehydration-responsive element-binding protein 2A, producing the protein MDPADGKRGGGADCSAPERKKKVRRRSTGPDSVSEIIKKWKEQNQKLQEENGARKAPAKGSKKGCMAGKGGPENSNCKYRGVRQRTWGKWVAEIREPNRGNRLWLGSFPTAVEAAHAYDEAARAMYGATARVNFSERSPDADSGCTSAPPVLMSNGPTAVSLPADGKDESESPPSLTSDAKDEPESAGTVVHEVKTEASNDSTGVREERKAVEVFQPEGKGLRKEEKVSYDYFNVEEVLDMIIVELSADRKMEVHEEYQDGDDGFSLFSY; encoded by the exons ATGGACCCCGCGGATGgcaagcgaggaggaggagcagattgCTCCGCGCCGGAGAG GAAGAAGAAAGTGCGGAGGAGAAGCACTGGCCCCGATTCGGTGTCTGAAATCATCAAGAAGTGGAAGGAGCAGAACCAGAAGCTCCAGGAGGAGAACGGAGCCCGGAAAGCGCCGGCCAAGGGCTCGAAGAAAGGCTGCATGGCAGGGAAAGGTGGTCCGGAGAATTCAAATTGCAAGTACCGCGGCGTGAGGCAGCGGACGTGGGGCAAATGGGTGGCTGAGATCCGCGAGCCCAACCGCGGCAACCGGCTGTGGCTTGGCTCGTTCCCTACTGCGGTGGAAGCTGCACACGCGTACGACGAGGCGGCAAGGGCGATGTATGGCGCCACGGCACGTGTCAACTTCTCGGAGCGTTCGCCGGATGCCGACTCTGGCTGCACATCGGCACCTCCAGTGCTCATGTCTAACGGGCCAACTGCTGTGTCGCTTCCGGCCGATGGGAAGGACGAATCGGAATCTCCTCCTTCTCTTACGTCGGATGCGAAGGATGAGCCTGAATCTGCAGGGACTGTGGTGCATGAGGTCAAAACAGAAGCGAGCAATGACTCGACAGGTGTCCGTGAGGAGCGCAAGGCTGTGGAAGTATTCCAACCAGAAGGGAAAGGTTTACGTAAAGAAGAGAAAGTAAGTTACGATTACTTCAATGTCGAAGAAGTTCTCGACATGATAATTGTGGAATTGAGTGCTGATAGAAAAATGGAAGTGCATGAAGAGTACCAAGATGGCGATGATGGGTTTAGTCTTTTCTCATATTAG